A stretch of Brassica napus cultivar Da-Ae chromosome C6, Da-Ae, whole genome shotgun sequence DNA encodes these proteins:
- the LOC106406347 gene encoding nudix hydrolase 3 isoform X2 yields MCTVVVPFPIRSEIHRDGDYHRAVHVWIFVESTQELLLQLRSDDKDSWPGQWDISSAGHISAGDPSLLSAQRELEEELGIKLPTDAFEKIFVFLQECVTNNGKFINNEFNDVYLVTVLHPIPLDAFTLQKEEVSAVKYIPYEEYRNLLAKEDPAYVPYEANGDYGKLFEIIRQRCQVNVEARSLSLQKQLQRYSPVTLEANLAELSEADQKALGLIVKAAKVIDDIFYEQVWYSNPALRDWLKEHANASELDKLKWDYFLINKSPWSSLDENEPFLTTADSAVKLLPEATKLIAGWKGIEYRAAFPLTKPPGANFYPPDMDKMEFNLWLSSLTEEQKHAATGFFSIIKRRSEANLDASQSNHLANIAKKLTDSNSDLYSAPYSEIYRPFLTKASELLHKAGDLATSQSLKKLLHSKAEAFLSNDYYDSDIAWMDLDSKLDITIGPYETYEDEIFGYKASFEAFIGIRDDKATADLKLFGDNLKLLEDNLPLDSVYKSKDVSAAPIRVIQLIYNSGDVKGPQTVAYNLPNDEKIVEDRGTSMVMLKNVQEAKFEHILKPIAEVIISKEQRGFVDFDSFFTHTICHECCHGIGPHTITLPDGQTSTVRKELQELHSAMEEAKADIVGLWALKFLITKGLLPKSMVESMYVSFLAGCFRSIRFGLTEAHGKGQALQFNWLYEKGAFVFHEDSTFSVDFTKVEDAVESLSHEILTIQGRGDKKAATLLLNNYCTITGPLKTSLEKLESVKVPVDISPTFPLADALMN; encoded by the exons ATGTGTACTGTTGTTGTTCCCTTTCCTATTAG GTCGGAGATTCACCGAGATGGAGATTACCACCGTGCAGTTCACGTCTGGATCTTTGTGGAGAGTACTCAAGAGCTGCTTCTCCAACTCCGGTCTGATGATAAAGATTCTTGGCCTGGTCAATGGGACATCTCTAGTGCTGGTCATATCTCAGCCGGTGATCCATCTCTTTTATCGGCACA gcGAGAGCTGGAGGAAGAGCTAGGCATAAAACTCCCAACAGATGCCTTTGAAAAGATATTCGTCTTTCTTCAAGAATG TGTCACAAACAATGGAAAATTCATAAACAATGAGTTCAATGATGTGTATCTTGTTACAGTTCTGCATCCAATCCCATTAGACGCCTTTACTCTTCAA AAAGAGGAAGTCTCTGCTGTAAAATACATACCTTATGAAGAGTACAGAAACCTGCTGGCTAAGGAAGATCCTGCTTATGTGCCATATGAAGCGAATGGAGATTATGGAAAACTATTTGAAATAATCAGGCAGAG GTGCCAAGTGAATGTTGAGGCTCGTAGTTTATCTCTGCAGAAGCAACTCCAGAGATACTCTCCTGTCACCCTTGAAGCAAAT TTGGCAGAACTCTCTGAGGCGGATCAAAAAGCGCTTGGTCTAATCGTGAAGGCTGCAAAAGTTATAGACGACATCTTCTATGAGCAG GTTTGGTACAGCAATCCAGCTCTAAGAGACTGGCTTAAGGAGCATGCCAATGCATCAGAACTGGACAAACTTAAATGGGATTACTTCCTGATCAACAAAAGTCCATG GTCGTCACTGGATGAAAATGAACCATTCTTGACCACGGCGGATTCAGCTGTGAAGCTGCTTCCTGAAGCAACGAAACTTATTGCTGGCTGGAAGGGTATTGAATATAGAGCAGCTTTTCCTTTGACTAAACCACCCGGTGCCAATTTTTATCCTCCTGATATGGATAAAATG GAGTTCAACTTATGGCTAAGTAGCCTAACGGAAGAGCAAAAGCATGCTGCAACAGGGTTTTTCAGCATTATAAAAAGGCGAAGTGAAGCTAATCTAGATGCTTCTCAATCTAACCATCTAGCCAACATCGCAAAGAAGTTAACAGACTCTAACTCTGATCTGTATAGTGCTCCCTATTCAGAGATATATCGACCTTTCCTCACAAAAGCTTCTGAACTTTTGCACAAAGCTGGAGACTTGGCCACTTCACAGAG TTTGAAGAAGCTGCTGCATAGCAAAGCTGAAGCTTTCCTATCAAATGACTACTATGACTCAGACATTGCATGGATGGACTTG GATTCAAAGTTGGATATTACCATTGGTCCATATGAGACATACGAAGATGAAATTTTTGGTTACAAG GCTTCATTTGAAGCCTTCATTGGTATTCGAGACGATAAAGCTACAGCTGATCTGAAACTCTTTGGTGACAATTTAAAG CTGTTGGAAGACAATCTCCCACTTGACAGTGTATACAAATCAAAAGATGTGTCTGCTGCTCCTATTCGGGTCATCCAGTTAATCTACAATTCCGGA GATGTGAAAGGTCCTCAGACTGTTGCTTACAACTTGCCAAACGATGAGAAAATCGTCGAAGATAGAGGAACATCAATGGTTATGCTCAAAAACGTTCAAGAAGCAAA GTTTGAACATATTCTAAAACCTATTGCTGAAGTCATCATCAGCAAGGAACAGCGAGGATTTGTTGATTTTGATTCCTTCTTTACTCACACCATTTGCCATGAGTGTTGCCATGGCATTGGTCCGCATACCATAACGCTTCCTGATGGTCAAACCTCTACAGTGAGAAAG GAACTGCAAGAACTTCATTCTGCAATGGAAGAAGCAAAGGCAGATATAGTGGGTCTTTGGGCATTAAAGTTTCTCATCACCAAG GGTCTGCTTCCAAAGAGTATGGTGGAGAGTATGTATGTTTCTTTCCTAGCTGGATGCTTTCGATCCATCCGGTTTGGTCTCACAGAAGCTCATGG GAAAGGGCAAGCGTTGCAGTTCAACTGGTTGTATGAGAAAGGAGCCTTTGTTTTCCACGAGGACTCTACATTCTCTGTTGATTTCACTAAG GTGGAAGATGCAGTGGAGAGTTTGAGCCATGAGATACTCACAATCCAAGGAAGAGGCGACAAAAAGGCAGCAACGTTGCTTCTAAATAACTACTGCACTATCACCGGTCCATTGAAAACCTCTCTAGAGAAGCTCGAGAGCGTTAAG gTACCAGTGGATATATCTCCGACATTCCCATTAGCAGATGCATTGATGAACTGA
- the LOC106406327 gene encoding lysophospholipid acyltransferase LPEAT1 isoform X2: protein MESELKDMNPNPPSSSKEDRPLLKSESDVSAAIEELDKKFAPFARTDLYGTMGLGPFPTAEKVKLAVAMVTLVPVRFILAMSILLLYYLVCRVFTLFSSPYRGEEEEEEEGGGVVQEDYAHMGGWRRVVIVRCGRFLSRVLLFVFGFYWIPESCPDRDSAADSSPKTSSSEIAENGETDKEEPERPGVIVSNHVSYLDILYHMSASFPSFVAKRSVGKLPLVGLISKCLGCVYVQREAKSPDFKGVSGTVNERVREAHRNKSAPTIMLFPEGTTTNGDYLLQFKTGAFLAGTPVLPVILKYPYERFSVAWDTISGARHIIFLLCQLVNHLEVIRLPVYYPSQEEKDNPKLYASNVRRLMATEGNLILSDLGLGDKRIYHATLNGLFCKS, encoded by the exons ATGGAGTCGGAGCTAAAGGATATGAATCCGAATCCACCGTCGTCGAGCAAAGAGGACCGCCCCTTGCTCAAATCGGAATCCGACGTGTCCGCCGCAATCGAAGAGCTCGACAAAAAGTTCGCGCCTTTCGCGAGGACGGACTTGTACGGGACAATGGGTCTGGGTCCTTTTCCCACGGCGGAGAAGGTTAAGCTCGCGGTGGCGATGGTGACGCTTGTTCCCGTGCGGTTTATCCTGGCGATGAGCATCTTGCTTCTGTATTACTTGGTGTGTCGGGTGTTCACGCTGTTCTCGTCTCCGTATCgtggagaggaggaggaggaggaagaaggtggAGGGGTTGTTCAGGAGGATTATGCTCACATGGGAGGGTGGAGAAGGGTTGTGATCGTGCGGTGTGGGAGGTTTCTTTCAAGAgttttgctttttgtttttgggttttATTGGATTCCTGAGAGCTGTCCGGATCGAGATTCAGCAGCTGATTCCAGTCCCAAAACAAGTTCTTCTGAG ATTGCAGAGAATGGCGAAACTGATAAGGAGGAACCTGAAAGACCCGGTGTCATTGTGTCTAATCACGTTTCGTACCTTGACATTTTGTATCATATGTCTGCTTCTTTCCCAAGTTTTGTCGCCAAG AGATCAGTGGGCAAACTTCCTCTTGTTGGCCTCATCAG CAAATGTCTTGGTTGCGTCTATGTTCAGCGAGAAGCTAAATCTCCTGATTTCAAGGGTGTATCTG GCACAGTGAATGAAAGAGTTAGAGAAGCTCATAGGAACAAATCTGCTCCAACTATTATGCTTTTTCCAG AAGGAACAACTACCAATGGAGACTACTTGCTTCAATTCAAGACAGGTGCATTTCTTGCCGGAACTCCGGTTCTTcctgttattttaaaatatccgTACGAGCGTTTCAGTGTGGCATGGGATACAATCTCCGGG GCACGCCACATTATCTTCCTTCTCTGCCAACTCGTAAACCATTTGGAGGTGATACGGTTACCTGTATACTACCCTTCACAAGAAGAGAAAGATAATCCCAAACTGTACGCTAGCAATGTCCGGAGATTAATGGCCACTGAG GGTAACTTGATTCTGTCGGATTTGGGACTTGGAGACAAGAGGATATATCACGCGACCCTCAATG GTTTGTTTTGCAAAAGCTAA
- the LOC106406347 gene encoding nudix hydrolase 3 isoform X1 produces MAEEHFDVLTKSGEKTGVSKPRSEIHRDGDYHRAVHVWIFVESTQELLLQLRSDDKDSWPGQWDISSAGHISAGDPSLLSAQRELEEELGIKLPTDAFEKIFVFLQECVTNNGKFINNEFNDVYLVTVLHPIPLDAFTLQKEEVSAVKYIPYEEYRNLLAKEDPAYVPYEANGDYGKLFEIIRQRCQVNVEARSLSLQKQLQRYSPVTLEANLAELSEADQKALGLIVKAAKVIDDIFYEQVWYSNPALRDWLKEHANASELDKLKWDYFLINKSPWSSLDENEPFLTTADSAVKLLPEATKLIAGWKGIEYRAAFPLTKPPGANFYPPDMDKMEFNLWLSSLTEEQKHAATGFFSIIKRRSEANLDASQSNHLANIAKKLTDSNSDLYSAPYSEIYRPFLTKASELLHKAGDLATSQSLKKLLHSKAEAFLSNDYYDSDIAWMDLDSKLDITIGPYETYEDEIFGYKASFEAFIGIRDDKATADLKLFGDNLKLLEDNLPLDSVYKSKDVSAAPIRVIQLIYNSGDVKGPQTVAYNLPNDEKIVEDRGTSMVMLKNVQEAKFEHILKPIAEVIISKEQRGFVDFDSFFTHTICHECCHGIGPHTITLPDGQTSTVRKELQELHSAMEEAKADIVGLWALKFLITKGLLPKSMVESMYVSFLAGCFRSIRFGLTEAHGKGQALQFNWLYEKGAFVFHEDSTFSVDFTKVEDAVESLSHEILTIQGRGDKKAATLLLNNYCTITGPLKTSLEKLESVKVPVDISPTFPLADALMN; encoded by the exons ATGGCGGAGGAGCACTTCGACGTTCTGACCAAATCTGGCGAGAAGACCGGTGTGTCCAAACCCAG GTCGGAGATTCACCGAGATGGAGATTACCACCGTGCAGTTCACGTCTGGATCTTTGTGGAGAGTACTCAAGAGCTGCTTCTCCAACTCCGGTCTGATGATAAAGATTCTTGGCCTGGTCAATGGGACATCTCTAGTGCTGGTCATATCTCAGCCGGTGATCCATCTCTTTTATCGGCACA gcGAGAGCTGGAGGAAGAGCTAGGCATAAAACTCCCAACAGATGCCTTTGAAAAGATATTCGTCTTTCTTCAAGAATG TGTCACAAACAATGGAAAATTCATAAACAATGAGTTCAATGATGTGTATCTTGTTACAGTTCTGCATCCAATCCCATTAGACGCCTTTACTCTTCAA AAAGAGGAAGTCTCTGCTGTAAAATACATACCTTATGAAGAGTACAGAAACCTGCTGGCTAAGGAAGATCCTGCTTATGTGCCATATGAAGCGAATGGAGATTATGGAAAACTATTTGAAATAATCAGGCAGAG GTGCCAAGTGAATGTTGAGGCTCGTAGTTTATCTCTGCAGAAGCAACTCCAGAGATACTCTCCTGTCACCCTTGAAGCAAAT TTGGCAGAACTCTCTGAGGCGGATCAAAAAGCGCTTGGTCTAATCGTGAAGGCTGCAAAAGTTATAGACGACATCTTCTATGAGCAG GTTTGGTACAGCAATCCAGCTCTAAGAGACTGGCTTAAGGAGCATGCCAATGCATCAGAACTGGACAAACTTAAATGGGATTACTTCCTGATCAACAAAAGTCCATG GTCGTCACTGGATGAAAATGAACCATTCTTGACCACGGCGGATTCAGCTGTGAAGCTGCTTCCTGAAGCAACGAAACTTATTGCTGGCTGGAAGGGTATTGAATATAGAGCAGCTTTTCCTTTGACTAAACCACCCGGTGCCAATTTTTATCCTCCTGATATGGATAAAATG GAGTTCAACTTATGGCTAAGTAGCCTAACGGAAGAGCAAAAGCATGCTGCAACAGGGTTTTTCAGCATTATAAAAAGGCGAAGTGAAGCTAATCTAGATGCTTCTCAATCTAACCATCTAGCCAACATCGCAAAGAAGTTAACAGACTCTAACTCTGATCTGTATAGTGCTCCCTATTCAGAGATATATCGACCTTTCCTCACAAAAGCTTCTGAACTTTTGCACAAAGCTGGAGACTTGGCCACTTCACAGAG TTTGAAGAAGCTGCTGCATAGCAAAGCTGAAGCTTTCCTATCAAATGACTACTATGACTCAGACATTGCATGGATGGACTTG GATTCAAAGTTGGATATTACCATTGGTCCATATGAGACATACGAAGATGAAATTTTTGGTTACAAG GCTTCATTTGAAGCCTTCATTGGTATTCGAGACGATAAAGCTACAGCTGATCTGAAACTCTTTGGTGACAATTTAAAG CTGTTGGAAGACAATCTCCCACTTGACAGTGTATACAAATCAAAAGATGTGTCTGCTGCTCCTATTCGGGTCATCCAGTTAATCTACAATTCCGGA GATGTGAAAGGTCCTCAGACTGTTGCTTACAACTTGCCAAACGATGAGAAAATCGTCGAAGATAGAGGAACATCAATGGTTATGCTCAAAAACGTTCAAGAAGCAAA GTTTGAACATATTCTAAAACCTATTGCTGAAGTCATCATCAGCAAGGAACAGCGAGGATTTGTTGATTTTGATTCCTTCTTTACTCACACCATTTGCCATGAGTGTTGCCATGGCATTGGTCCGCATACCATAACGCTTCCTGATGGTCAAACCTCTACAGTGAGAAAG GAACTGCAAGAACTTCATTCTGCAATGGAAGAAGCAAAGGCAGATATAGTGGGTCTTTGGGCATTAAAGTTTCTCATCACCAAG GGTCTGCTTCCAAAGAGTATGGTGGAGAGTATGTATGTTTCTTTCCTAGCTGGATGCTTTCGATCCATCCGGTTTGGTCTCACAGAAGCTCATGG GAAAGGGCAAGCGTTGCAGTTCAACTGGTTGTATGAGAAAGGAGCCTTTGTTTTCCACGAGGACTCTACATTCTCTGTTGATTTCACTAAG GTGGAAGATGCAGTGGAGAGTTTGAGCCATGAGATACTCACAATCCAAGGAAGAGGCGACAAAAAGGCAGCAACGTTGCTTCTAAATAACTACTGCACTATCACCGGTCCATTGAAAACCTCTCTAGAGAAGCTCGAGAGCGTTAAG gTACCAGTGGATATATCTCCGACATTCCCATTAGCAGATGCATTGATGAACTGA
- the LOC106403086 gene encoding wall-associated receptor kinase-like 10: protein MSSYNPSSLLAIFSLLFFLITDLTVAGSCPSQCGGIDIPYPFGIGKGCYLNKWYEIKCDVNTSLSVSGKPIPVLSLIGKEVVNISLPGQLGRYFSYRVPYGSVRIKTPITSKGCSSNEQEPTSLLNLTGSPFYLGVNNTLTAIGCNNRAWLTHVEPSIVGCFSSCLAPNLTASRDYLETVNCNTNSDYDDEYENCSERRYINETSCNGIRCCKASMPRSIQQVVGVTIEDNATTTRECKVAFLTDDEAYSFLDGSDSNLLLAKRYSTVELGWFVHKTDLLSFVDSLRCMPMKEYLNLSRFSYTYGISCACDYNSSFPNDASCRCNRGYKGNPYIPGGCKDINECTEYDYPYCTGDATCVNVQGHYKCVYRNHRLAIGFGSSFGSLIFIGGIYGLYRFIRKQRRLNQKKKFFKRNGGLLLQQQLISTEGNVEKTRVFSSRELKKATENFCLTRILGQGGQGTVYKGMRVDGRIVAVKKSKVVDEDKLEEFINEVVILSQINHRNIVKLLGCCLETEVPVLVYEFIPNGNLFEHLHEDESDDHTITTWEVRLRIAIDIASALSYLHSAASSPIYHRDVKSTNIMLDEKYQAKVSDFGTSRTVTVDHTHLTTVVSGTVGYVDPEYFQSSQFTDKSDVYSFGVVLAELITGEKSVSFLRSQENRTLATYFILAIKENRLLDIIDAQIRDGCKLTQVTATANLARKCLNLKGRKRPSMREVSMELEKIRGSSVDMELHEYGSENEEDHEEPVVDANIKLQSWNNIAVTAPTSQYDVGTSSLPISDVEPLFPFQTR, encoded by the exons ATGAGCTCTTACAATCCTTCTTCCCTTTTAGCTATCTTCTCTCTGCTATTTTTCTTGATCACTGATCTCACTGTTGCCGGGTCTTGTCCTAGCCAATGTGGAGGAATCGACATCCCGTACCCATTTGGAATCGGGAAGGGCTGTTATCTCAATAAATGGTACGAAATTAAATGTGACGTTAATACCTCTCTTTCAGTCTCAGGGAAGCCCATCCCTGTTCTTTCACTGATCGGTAAGGAAGTTGTGAATATCTCTCTTCCGGGTCAACTAGGCAGGTATTTTTCTTACCGCGTACCATACGGGTCAGTCCGCATAAAAACCCCAATAACTTCAAAGGGGTGCTCCAGCAACGAACAAGAGCCTACATCACTTTTGAACTTGACGGGAAGCCCTTTTTACCTTGGTGTCAATAATACACTGACAGCTATTGGTTGCAACAACAGGGCGTGGTTGACACATGTCGAGCCAAGCATCGTGGGTTGCTTCTCCAGTTGCCTCGCACCTAATCTTACTGCTTCAAGAGATTATCTAGAGACGGTCAATTGTAATACCAACAGTGACTATGATGACGAGTACGAGAATTGTAGTGAAAGAAGATATATAAATGAAACAAGCTGCAACGGTATTCGATGCTGCAAGGCAAGCATGCCCCGTAGTATTCAGCAGGTCGTTGGTGTAACAATAGAAGATAACGCCACCACAACAAGAGAGTGTAAAGTTGCCTTCTTAACAGATGATGAGGCATACTCTTTTTTAGACGGATCTGATTCAAATCTGCTTCTTGCTAAACGATATTCAACAGTTGAGTTAGGATGGTTCGTCCATAAAACGGATCTTCTTTCCTTCGTAGACTCTCTAAGATGTATGCCTATGAAAGAATACTTAAATCTAAGTCGATTCTCATATACTTACGGAATAAGTTGTGCATGCGACTATAATTCTTCCTTTCCTAACGATGCAAGTTGCAGATGCAATAGAGGTTACAAGGGAAACCCATACATTCCTGGTGGATGTAAAG ATATTAATGAATGCACTGAATATGACTACCCGTACTGTACTGGGGACGCTACTTGTGTCAATGTGCAAGGACACTATAAATGCGTGTATAGAAATCACCGGCTTGCTATAG GGTTTGGTTCTAGTTTCGGCTCATTGATCTTTATTGGTGGAATATACGGGTTATacagatttattagaaaacaaaggAGGTTAAACCAGAAAAAGAAGTTCTTCAAGCGTAATGGAGGTTTATTGTTGCAACAACAATTAATTTCAACTGAAGGCAACGTTGAAAAGACAAGAGTGTTCAGCTCGAGAGAGCTCAAGAAGGCCACCGAGAACTTTTGTTTAACTAGAATACTTGGCCAGGGTGGTCAAGGTACGGTGTACAAGGGAATGCGTGTTGATGGTAGAATTGTAGCAGTGAAGAAGTCCAAAGTGGTGGATGAAGACAAGCTGGAAGAGTTCATCAATGAGGTTGTCATCCTCTCCCAGATCAACCACAGAAACATCGTGAAACTTTTAGGGTGTTGCCTTGAAACAGAAGTCCCTGTTCTCGTCTATGAGTTTATTCCCAACGGCAACCTTTTTGAACATCTTCATGAAGATGAGTCAGATGATCACACGATAACTACCTGGGAAGTGCGTCTCCGCATTGCTATAGATATTGCAAGTGCTCTTTCATATCTGCATTCAGCTGCATCATCTCCAATATATCACAGGGACGTCAAATCTACAAACATAATGTTGGATGAGAAATATCAAGCCAAAGTGTCTGATTTTGGCACTTCAAGAACAGTAACGGTGGATCATACACACCTTACAACCGTTGTTTCAGGTACGGTGGGGTATGTGGATCCTGAGTATTTCCAGTCTAGCCAGTTCACAGATAAGAGCGATGTTTACAGCTTTGGGGTGGTGCTTGCGGAGCTTATCACTGGAGAAAAATCAGTCTCTTTCTTGCGGTCTCAAGAAAATAGGACATTGGCAACTTATTTCATTCTTGCAATCAAAGAGAATAGACTACTTGACATCATCGATGCACAGATCAGAGATGGTTGCAAGCTGACTCAAGTGACTGCAACGGCAAATCTTGCAAGGAAgtgtttgaatttgaaaggaaGGAAACGGCCAAGTATGAGAGAAGTGTCCATGGAATTGGAGAAAATTCGTGGGTCTTCGGTGGATATGGAACTACATGAGTATGGTAGTGAAAATGAGGAAGACCATGAAGAACCAGTTGTGGATGCTAACATAAAATTACAATCATGGAACAACATTGCTGTTACTGCCCCAACTTCTCAATACGACGTCGGTACATCTTCTTTGCCAATATCAGATGTTGAGCCTCTGTTTCCTTTTCAAACGCGgtaa
- the LOC106402859 gene encoding aspartyl protease family protein At5g10770-like → MSKKATFLLPLNLSLAPFLLVLIYHLLSCVAVHGVQEKKILSLHNNIWSPRKSNEAPSSCFSHNLGKGRESSTTLEMKHREICSGKTIDWGKKLRRALTLDNLRVQSLQLKIKAMSSSTTESISEAQTPLTSGMKLQTLNYIVTVDLGGRNMTLIVDTGSDLTWVQCQPCKSCYNQQGPLYDPSLSSSYKTVFCNSSTCQDLVEATGNSGLCGGNNGVDKTTCDYVVNYGDGSYTRGDLGSESIQLGDTKMESFVFGCGRSNKGLFGGASGLMGLGRSSVSLVSQTMKNFNGVFSYCLPSLEDVASGSLSFGDDYKNSTSVSYTPLVQNPQLSSFYVLNLTGASIGGVELESSSFGRGILIDSGTVITRLPPSIYKAVKTEFLKQFSGFPSAPRYSILDTCFNLTSYEDVSIPTIKMIFQGRAELEVDVTGVFYFVKPDASLVCLALASLSYENEVGIIGNYQQKNQRVIYDTKQEKLGIAGENCSF, encoded by the exons ATGTCTAAGAAAGCTACCTTTCTTCTGCCATTGAATCTTTCACTTGCTCCTTTCCTTCTTGTTCTTATTTACCATCTTCTGTCGTGTGTTGCTGTTCATGGCGTCCAAGAGAAGAAGATTCTCAGTCTGCACAACAACATTTGGTCTCCCAGGAAATCAAATGAAGCTCCAAGTTCATGTTTCTCTCACAATCTTG GCAAAGGAAGAGAATCATCCACTACACTGGAGATGAAACATAGAGAAATTTGCTCAGGAAAGACTATAGATTGGGGTAAGAAGCTGAGAAGAGCCTTGACTCTAGACAACCTCAGAGTCCAATCACTTCAGCTAAAAATCAAAGCCATGAGCTCAAGCACCACAGAATCCATTTCAGAAGCTCAGACTCCACTAACCTCAGGGATGAAGCTTCAGACTCTGAACTACATTGTCACAGTTGATTTAGGAGGGAGAAACATGACTTTGATCGTCGACACTGGAAGTGACTTGACATGGGTCCAATGCCAGCCTTGCAAGTCATGTTACAACCAACAAGGTCCTTTGTATGACCCATCACTCTCATCTTCTTACAAGACAGTGTTCTGCAACTCATCAACTTGTCAGGATCTTGTAGAAGCTACAGGCAATTCAGGCCTCTGTGGAGGTAACAATGGTGTTGATAAGACGACTTGTGACTACGTTGTCAACTATGGGGATGGATCATACACTCGTGGAGACTTGGGAAGTGAAAGTATCCAACTCGGCGACACGAAAATGGAAAGCTTTGTCTTTGGTTGTGGCCGGAGCAACAAAGGTTTGTTTGGTGGAGCTTCTGGTCTAATGGGTTTGGGAAGAAGCTCAGTTTCTTTAGTCTCACAAACCATGAAAAATTTCAACGGTGTTTTCTCATACTGTCTACCTTCTCTTGAAGATGTAGCTTCTGGCTCACTATCCTTCGGTGATGATTACAAGAACTCAACCTCAGTTTCATACACTCCGTTAGTACAAAACCCTCAGCTTAGTTCCTTTTACGTTCTGAACCTCACCGGTGCTAGCATCGGTGGCGTGGAGCTGGAATCTTCAAGCTTTGGTAGAGGGATTCTAATCGACTCAGGAACGGTCATCACGAGACTGCCGCCTTCCATTTACAAAGCTGTGAAGACAGAGTTTCTAAAACAGTTCTCTGGGTTTCCTTCAGCTCCACGCTATTCAATCTTAGACACTTGTTTTAACCTCACAAGTTATGAAGACGTCAGCATACCAACTATCAAAATGATCTTCCAAGGTAGGGCTGAGCTTGAAGTGGATGTCACTGGTGTGTTCTACTTTGTCAAGCCTGATGCATCTCTAGTCTGCTTGGCCTTGGCAAGTCTTTCATATGAAAACGAAGTCGGTATTATTGGAAACTACCAACAGAAAAATCAGAGAGTGATATATGATACCAAACAAGAGAAGCTTGGGATAGCTGGAGAAAACTGCAGTTTCTGA
- the LOC106406327 gene encoding lysophospholipid acyltransferase LPEAT1 isoform X1 translates to MESELKDMNPNPPSSSKEDRPLLKSESDVSAAIEELDKKFAPFARTDLYGTMGLGPFPTAEKVKLAVAMVTLVPVRFILAMSILLLYYLVCRVFTLFSSPYRGEEEEEEEGGGVVQEDYAHMGGWRRVVIVRCGRFLSRVLLFVFGFYWIPESCPDRDSAADSSPKTSSSEIAENGETDKEEPERPGVIVSNHVSYLDILYHMSASFPSFVAKRSVGKLPLVGLISKCLGCVYVQREAKSPDFKGVSGTVNERVREAHRNKSAPTIMLFPEGTTTNGDYLLQFKTGAFLAGTPVLPVILKYPYERFSVAWDTISGARHIIFLLCQLVNHLEVIRLPVYYPSQEEKDNPKLYASNVRRLMATEGNLILSDLGLGDKRIYHATLNGNLRQLRVFHQKEE, encoded by the exons ATGGAGTCGGAGCTAAAGGATATGAATCCGAATCCACCGTCGTCGAGCAAAGAGGACCGCCCCTTGCTCAAATCGGAATCCGACGTGTCCGCCGCAATCGAAGAGCTCGACAAAAAGTTCGCGCCTTTCGCGAGGACGGACTTGTACGGGACAATGGGTCTGGGTCCTTTTCCCACGGCGGAGAAGGTTAAGCTCGCGGTGGCGATGGTGACGCTTGTTCCCGTGCGGTTTATCCTGGCGATGAGCATCTTGCTTCTGTATTACTTGGTGTGTCGGGTGTTCACGCTGTTCTCGTCTCCGTATCgtggagaggaggaggaggaggaagaaggtggAGGGGTTGTTCAGGAGGATTATGCTCACATGGGAGGGTGGAGAAGGGTTGTGATCGTGCGGTGTGGGAGGTTTCTTTCAAGAgttttgctttttgtttttgggttttATTGGATTCCTGAGAGCTGTCCGGATCGAGATTCAGCAGCTGATTCCAGTCCCAAAACAAGTTCTTCTGAG ATTGCAGAGAATGGCGAAACTGATAAGGAGGAACCTGAAAGACCCGGTGTCATTGTGTCTAATCACGTTTCGTACCTTGACATTTTGTATCATATGTCTGCTTCTTTCCCAAGTTTTGTCGCCAAG AGATCAGTGGGCAAACTTCCTCTTGTTGGCCTCATCAG CAAATGTCTTGGTTGCGTCTATGTTCAGCGAGAAGCTAAATCTCCTGATTTCAAGGGTGTATCTG GCACAGTGAATGAAAGAGTTAGAGAAGCTCATAGGAACAAATCTGCTCCAACTATTATGCTTTTTCCAG AAGGAACAACTACCAATGGAGACTACTTGCTTCAATTCAAGACAGGTGCATTTCTTGCCGGAACTCCGGTTCTTcctgttattttaaaatatccgTACGAGCGTTTCAGTGTGGCATGGGATACAATCTCCGGG GCACGCCACATTATCTTCCTTCTCTGCCAACTCGTAAACCATTTGGAGGTGATACGGTTACCTGTATACTACCCTTCACAAGAAGAGAAAGATAATCCCAAACTGTACGCTAGCAATGTCCGGAGATTAATGGCCACTGAG GGTAACTTGATTCTGTCGGATTTGGGACTTGGAGACAAGAGGATATATCACGCGACCCTCAATGGTAATCTCAGACAACTCCGTGTTTTCCATCAGAAAGAAGAATGA